The window AGTATGATGGCTGTGATAACTGCGAGACATATCTGCAGATGAAGGGCAACCGCGAGATGGTCTACGACTGCACCAGCTCCTCCTTCGATGGGTGAGTGGGGCTGGGCCCGGCTGCGGTCCCCTAGGAGCCTGAGGACACTGAAGTGGTACTGTGGGGACACCCAGCCAGGAGACATCCCCTCACTGCCATCTCTCCTGCAGGATCATCGCCATGATGAGCCCTGAGGACAGCTGGGTCTCCAAGTGGCAGCGGATCAGTGAGTAATTTGGGAGCTGGAGATCCCTTCTCTGCAAACCCTTCTCGGGGGCAgtgagagctgccagctgggctgtggaAGGAGTTCTGCCCCCCAGTGAGGGGACATACGCACAGGTTGAAGATGCCCAGCTGGCTGCTCCATTTGGGTAACTCgggattttctttccctcaggTACCTTTAAGCCAGGTGTCTATGCAGTGTCCGTGACCGGCCGCCTGCCCCAAGGTACCTGTGTGATGGAGTCAGGGTTTGGGGCTCTGTGAACACTGCACAGGGAATATGTGGGTGATGAGATCAGCCAGGTGTGACAGGATCAGCCAAGTGCGATTAGCAAAGGTGACTGCAAggaggtgctgggctggagagaAAGTTTCAGAGGTCAGCACTGCACCTGCCAGGAGTTTAAACTGCTGGCTAAAGCCCTTTAGCAGAGGGATAAACTGGGATTAATGAGTGATTCTGGAATGTGAACACATCTCAAACCATTCAGGTCCATGAAAACATGGACTTTTGTTCATAAAAAAGGATTTTGCAGGATGGGGTACTGTCATGGCAATCCCAGTGAGCACACCCCTCCTCCTGCACTAAGGGCTTATTCCATGGTGGATTTGGGTGTTTATAAATGGAATGGAGGGCACAGAGGATTTGCTTTATCTTTGGAATGTAGAAAGGGCATCATCCATCCAGCTGAGTTCCTGCCCAGTATGTACCCCCAGAGTAGACTCCTAACCCCAGAGTGAATCCCAGGCCCCTGGGATGACAGCTATGCCTGTGTCTGGAATCCCAGATTCCTTATTTCTGACTGAGCTCTGCattgggaaggagctggaaacGTGAGACTGGAAGCTGAGGCCTTCTGACAGAGCCCAGGCACATCTGAAATACCCAGTGTTAGGGTTTAAATGGGCTATCAGGGAAGGGTTCTTCCCCCAAAGGATGGTGGGGCACTGCACAAGCTCCCCAGGGtatggtcacagccccaaggctggcagagctccaggagtgtttgcacaatgctcccagggatgcacaggggggCATTattggggtgtctgtgcagggccaggacctGGACTCCCGTGATCCTTGTGCATCcttcccttccaactcaggatattccatgattctgtgaaacaaaGATGATTGTCCAGTTCTACATGACAGAACCACCAGAAGTTCTCCGGGCTCCTCATTCCAGGAGAA of the Hirundo rustica isolate bHirRus1 chromosome 19, bHirRus1.pri.v3, whole genome shotgun sequence genome contains:
- the SUPT4H1 gene encoding transcription elongation factor SPT4; the protein is MAAISLETVPKDLRHLRACLLCSLVKTIDQFEYDGCDNCETYLQMKGNREMVYDCTSSSFDGIIAMMSPEDSWVSKWQRISTFKPGVYAVSVTGRLPQGIVRELKSRGVAYKSRDTAIKT